The genomic window ACACGACACTTCCGAATTCGAAGAAACGCTCGCCACCACCAACCAATGGTTCTGCGAGGAAAGAAGTTACTCGGATCACGTCTACTCAATCAACATGGCGGGGAACAGTGTTGGCACCATCGTCCTGCCTGTGCTGGCTGATAGATTGTAAGCCGTGGCTctagtgtttgttgttgttcgtgATGTATTGTGAGGAAAGTTGTAGTGTTTGGTTTGTGAATTGTTGTTCGTTTGTTGTTGAAAGATTGCGCGAAAGGTTGTGTAttggtgttgtttgttgttgatagATTGTGAGAGAAGTTGTATTTTGatttgtaattgttgttgataGATTGTGAAAGTTGTAGTTTTTGGATTGCAAATTCTTGTTTGCTTTTTGGTGACACTGTATGAAGtaaattgatgttgataatgaattgTAAGAAACGCAAGTAGTGTTttgatttgtaatttttttttttttgttgtagttaATAGACTGTAGGGAAAGGTAGTTGTGTTTGGTTTGCaaattcttgtttgttcttgttcgtgATAGAGTGTAAGTCGTAGTGTGGTGTATTTTGTTGCTGATAGACTGTGAGAGAGGTTGTCGTGTTTTGGTTTGTCAATTGTTGATAGATTGTAAGAAATGGGAGTAGTGTTTGGTTTGCAAATTGTTGTTTGTGATAGACTATGAGAGAAGTAGGGTTTGATTTGCAAGCAGTGGccttcacactctcacactctcacactctcacactctcacactctcacactctcacactctcacactctcacactctcacactctcacactctcacactctcacactctcacactctcacactctcacactctcacactctcacactctcacactctcacactctcacactctcacactctcacactctcacactctcacactctcacactctcacactctcacactctcacactctcacactctcacactctcacactctcacactctcacactctcacactctcacactctcacactctcacactctcacactctcacactctcacactctcacactctcacactctcacactctcacactctcacactctcacactctcacactctcacactctcacactctcacactctcacactctcacactctcacactctcacactctcacactctcacactctcacactctcacactctcacactctcacactctcacactctcacactctcacactctcacactctcacactctcacactctcacactctcacactctcacactctcacactctcacactctcacactctcacactctcacactctcacactctcacactctcacactctcacactctcacactctcacactctcacactctcacactctcacactctcacactctcacactctcacactctcacactctcacactctcacactctcacactctcacactctcacactctcacactctcacactctcacactctcacactctcacactctcacactctcacactctcacactctcacactctcacactctcacactctcacactctcacactctcacactctcacactctcacactctcacactctcacactctcacactctcacactctcacactctcacactctcacactctcacactctcacactctcacactctcacactctcacactctcacactctcacactctcacactctcacactctcacactctcacactctcacactctcacactctcacactctcacactctcacactctcacactctcacactctcacactctcacactctcacactctcacactctcacactctcacactctcacactctcacactctcacactctcacactctcacactctcacactctcacactctcacactctcacactctcacactctcacactctcacactctcacactctcacactctcacactctcacactctcacactctcacactctcacactctcacactctcacactctcacactctcacactctcacactctcacactctcacactctcacactctcacactctcacactctcacactctcacactctcacactctcacactctcacactctcacactctcacactctcacactctcacactctcacactctcacactctcacactctcacactctcacactctcacactctcacactctcacactctcacactctcacactctcacactctcacactctcacactctcacactctcacactctcacactctcacactctcacactctcacactctcacactctcacactctcacactctcacactctcacactctcacactctcacactctcacactctcacactctcacactctcacactctcacactctcacactctcacactctcacactctcacactctcacactctcacactctcacactctcacactctcacactctcacactctcacactctcacactctcacactctcacactctcacactctcacactctcacactctcacactctcacactctcacactctcacactctcacactctcacactctcacactctcacactctcacactctcacactctcacactctcacactctcacactctcacactctcacactctcacactctcacactctcacactctctctctctctctctctctcttctctctctctctcttctctctctctctctcttctctctctctctcttctctctctctctctcttctctctctctctctctctcttctctctctctctctctctcttctctctctctctctctctctctctctctcttctctctctctctctctctctctctctctcttctctctctctctctctctctctctctcttctctctctctctctctctcttctctctctctctctctctcttctctctctctctctctctctctctctctctctctctctctctcttctctctctctctctctcttctcttctcttctcttctctttcgcaattttattctcaaagagaaagagaaagagcctcTTTACTTCACTTGCCTCACAACAATGAAAACCAAagccctctctccatccctccctcttcctccctcccacttccttccccctctctaccctcatcttctatccctcttctccctctcccccttctccctctccttctccttctctcctcttcctcttcctctccctccatccacgaAGAGAAAGTCCCCTCATTGCCTCACTtgccttaaccccttgccgacggatacgacgggtagacacgtgctttgcccactgttagtacttgtttgattgtttatacacatagatggctatacttgtactaagtcaccaatgagccagttaggagtactgcccgtctcgcccgttcacccttttctttgatttacgaaatattttacattatcttattttgctgttactaatattaaaaaacattataataattataatgtttataataaaaataacaccatcgatatcccatagcactagtaaaaaacacgtttttcccgccaattcaaatcacgtatggtcacaaggtctactaattgactcctttgtggctaagcactagcagagccatctatgagcagacatttcacaaaaaatatagaaaatgggcacagcattttccccattttttgttcattttccccgacggcattgggttaacaacacacaaaaccaaaaacactTTTCCTCACCAGGCTTAGAGTTCCTCTCTCCGGACAAGCGCACAGCAGCCACCCTCGTTTCCTTCGCGTCGTGGACCTTCGGCATGTGCCTGACGTCCCTCGTCTCGTGGCTCCTCCCTAGTTGGCAGTACTTGGCACTCGTTTCCTGCGTTCCCTCCGCCCTCGCCTTCGCTTACTGGTGGTGAGttaggggaggtgtgtgtgtgtgtgtgtgtgtgtgtgtgtgtgtgtgtagagtggtAATAAGATTAACAAGGCGAAATAGcgtgggagagaaagatggaaagacgcacacacacacacacatggatacgcacgcatatatatccatacgcatatgtatacatgcgagtgtgtgtctgtatatatgtatatatatatatatatatttatatacatatgcatatacatatatacacatatgcatatatatacatacacccatatgtgtatatatatacataaacacacacaggcacacacacacatatatatagatgtgtgtgtgtgtgtgtgtgtgtgtgtgtgtgtgtgtgtgtgtgtgtgtgtgtgtgcatatacatatatatacacatatgtatatatacatacatatatgtgtgtgtgagtgtatatatacatgatacgtatatgtatatatatatatatgtatacatatattcatatacatacatatattatatatacatatataagtacatatatatatatgtatatatacatatatatatatatatatatatatatatatacatgtgtgtatatatgtgtgtgtgtgtgtgcatatatatgtatatatatgtatatatatatatatatatatatatatatatacatgtgtgtatatatgtgtgtgtgtgtgtgtggatatatatatatatatatatatatatatatatatacacatatatatatatacatatatatatatgtatatacatatttagtcattcatttatttctttggaATTAAATCAGATAAAGCCATGATATGTATTGCAATCTTAATATTTCGTGGGTTCTTTACCTGTATGTGCGAACTTTCAACCAGAAATGAGCAATAGCAAATCACTAATTCAACAGACATGTCACCAGAAAGACAAATATGCGCTGAGAATAGACAATTGATAACGAATAATTCCACAATGCAATGTGTAATTGGCGTTCAGATATTAAGCAGATTCGGAATTATGTGATGCTGTCATTTGTCGAAGGGTAATATGAATATTTGGCATTGTGGTTTTAATCCTTCTGTTGCGTAATATCTATTTACTTTGTtgtgttattaattttcttaaGCCTTGTCTAAAATTATCCCTGTGGGTTTAATTATCCACGTGTGTTCTTGTTCCATTTTCATACCGTGGTTTTGTACATTCTACTaacgtctctctttctgttttttttctttctttctttctttatctttttttatgtccccttttccattttttcacttgtggtttcatctatttttttacgtctctctttctggttaatttatcctttctctttcgtttctccacAGTTTCCGTTTTGGATTTGTTAACTCTCTTCCGTATTGACTCttgatatattaattttcttGCGTCTCCCCTGCATTTTATCGGGGATTTGATTATTCTCTGAcgtccttccttcattttctctcgctgTTTGATTCATCAAATTACGTTCATGCTTGATTTGTTTTGTTACTTGAATTATACTATTAAATCTATTTTCTATTatccgtgttgttgtttttttttattttctttatttattcatacatttttactatcgtcaccatcatcatcatcatcatcatcatcatcatcatcatcatcatcatcatcatcatcatcatcatcatcatcatcatcgccatcaccattaccatcatcatcaccatcatcaccatcatcattatcatcatatttgttcATTCTCCCACACCCATTTCCACCGTCAATTAACCCCATTACCTCACGTTTCCTTTCCAATTTTCTTAACACCATCCACTCAACACCTTCACTCTCAAATATTCCCGTGGCCAGGTATCTTCCCGAGTCCCCACGTTGGCTGTTGTCCCAGGGAAGAATACATGAGTGTGCGACCATCCTGCTGAATGTAAGTTTGGGTGTTGAGTttgtaaacgattttttttttttctttttctttctttggttattattgttgtctttgttgttgtttctgttgttttgttattattgtgattattgttattattggtattattatatatatatttgttttaatgtttcgctgtgttcctctcattctctctgtgtccctctctccctccctctcctctcccctccccccctctcccctccaaccatccctctccctccccttccttcctctccccctcccttctccctccctccctcctttctccttccccttcctcccccctctgccaatccccctccctcccttactccctccttcccctcccctcccctccctccctccctccctcctattcccttcccttcccttccctgcctcttatccccccctccctcccttatcctcccctccttccctcaccctccccttccttccttccttccttccttccttccttccttccttccttcctctctctccctacctccctccctcttattccttcaCCCCTTCAATACAGGTAGCCCGCATCAACGGCAAAAAGGACGTATACCGGACGCAGCTTGAGTCGGATTTATACATCTTATGGAACCTGCAGGAGAAGGAGGTGTCACTGAGGGAAGCCACGCGGTACCCGAAGCTGCGTCTGAGAGCACTTATATTATTCTTTATGGGGTAAGTTAAGTGATGACGTGTAGGCGTGTGATGAGTCGGTTGCCGTTTTCTATGGGGAATTGGGGATAAAAACGGGAAGTAAATATTACAGGGGACTATTccgatgaatatatattaaagaagaGATTATAACAGAAGATTCGTAAATGTCGCTGtgtcatctataaaaaaaaatatctacctgctgttttttttttttccaatctctctttctctctctaaatttcatttcttctattattttcttccttttaacccccacatttctttccatcttctcccgCATTCCCTTCTACCCACCCAACCAGCGCGTGTAGCTACCTCTGCTACGGCATGGTGTTCCTGGGCATCACCGTGCTCTCCAGCAACTACTTCCTCAGTCACTTCGTCGTCTCGATCTCGGAACTTCCCAGCAATGCCCTCGGGTGGACGTGTACGCATTTCCTAGGCCGTCGCTTCACCTGCATCTCCACTTTCCTGATCACGGCTGCCCTTGTAGCCGCGGCGCCTTTCTGTAGACATGGTAACGATGGATGTgatgcggatttttttttttcatcttcttttcttcttcttctctttttctttctctttctctttctctttttatctttctttttctctttttttctttttctttttcttttttattctttttcttcttctttttctttttcttttttattctttttcttcttcttccttttctttttcttcttcttcgtcttcttctccttctccttctccttctccttctccttcttcctctccttctccttctccctcttcttctccttcttcttgtcctcctcctccttcttcttcttcttcatcttcttcttcttcttcttcttcttcttcttcttcttcttcttcttcttcttctttttgttcatcCTTGAAGTCTGCAATGTAGATGTGGGTTTGgtacttggtgtgtgtgtgtgtgtgtgtgtgtgtgtgtgtgtgtgtgtgtgtgtgtgtgtgtgtgtgcgtgcgtgcgtgcgtcttgGCGTGTAGACGCGAGCGTGTGTGAGCATATCCTCGAATTCAGCAACTGATTATACATATTCTAAACTACCTCTCTTCTCTGTACAGATAAATGGGTGATGTTAGCCATGGTCGCTTTCATCAGACTCTTCTGCACTCAACTCATCTACGTAGTGTACGTGCAGTGCACAGAAATCTTCCCCACGCCCATCAGGTCTACGGGGCTGGCCTGGCTGATCGTCTGCGGGCTGGCCACCATGATTTCCACGCCCTTCCTTCTGCACGTGAGTTGTCTAGGGATTATCGTCGGTCTGTGTGTAGagtgagcaatatatatatgtatatatatatatacatatgtgtgtgtgtgtgtgtgtgtgtgtgtgtgtgtgtgtgtgtgtgtgtgtgtgtgtgtgtgtgtgtgtgtgtgtatgtatgtatgtatgtatgaatgtatatatatatgtatgtatgtgtgtatgcatgcatgtatgtatatttattcatatatatacatataatatatagatcatTTCTGAAATGAATATCAAGAACCTTATTgactattttaattttattttgtatgagagagagagagaaagagagagagagagagagagagagagagagagagagagagagagagagagagagagagagagagagagagatagacagagagagagagagagaaacagagagagagagggagagaaggaaagaaagagggaaagagagaaagagagagatagagagagagagaaacagacatttaaaattccatcccctcctcttagTCCGGCATCGGGGAGGACTTCCCCTGGTGGCTGCTACTGGCGCTGATGCTCCTGTGTGCATTTCTGGGCACCTTCCTGCCGGAGACCATCGGCCTGCCCTTGCCCCAGTCTTTCCAGGACGCGGAGGACCTGGGAAGCGGCCGGCCCCTTAGGGTTTGGATCCACCACTGGAACCAACACCGCTTCGTCCCCACCTCGTCACAGGAGGAGAAGTACCAGGAGCTCCGGAAACTTTCCCTCACCAGTCCCGACGAACTCAAAAGGATGTCGTGTAATGAGATGACGAAGATGTCGCGTTGAGATGTCAGAGAATTGTTTCtgttaaaggaggaggaaggtgggtttCTCACGTTCAGAATTCGTGAGGGACTGTTATCGAAGAACACGATGATTCGGAAGAAAGtgtaggaaggaagagatgaacgTGATAAAGATGAGAAACAGCTTACACGACTTTCAGAATTCGCAAGAATATGttattgaagaagaagagaaggatttgGAAGAAAGTGTTGGGATGAAGAGATGAAGCTGTTGAGAATTTCGAATATCGTTAAATAAAGATACAGACTAAACGTTTAGAATTCTCACGTTACCAAGAACAGActcagaaaaaaatgtgaagaataGAAAATGAAGTGTTGAGAACATAGAACATTGTTTTGTTAAGAAATGAGATAGCTTTCACGTTCAGGATTAACAAACAAGTGTTTTGAAGAACAACATTCTGATTAAGGATTTCAAAGAACTGCAAGTTAATATGAGTAGATTTTGCTCTGAGCATTCAAAAGAATATTATGAGAAGAACACAGGTAGATTTCGTCAATACCCAAATATTCCGCATTTAGAACCTTTAAAACATAATGttatgtttacccccccccccccaaaaaaaaaaaaaaaaaaaaaaaagaatagacatatataattataataataataatgaataaacaaataaaaataataaataaaacaaaaacaaaaaattgcccgtaacattttgttttgtttttaatcagGATAAATcaagatatatcatatatcctCGCATTCAAAGAAAACCGAATCCTTTTCTGATTTTGGAAAATTCAAGTAaagacgtacacacacgcgcgcgcacacacacacacacacacaccggagtatttcttcttttctgtcgttCATaggttataactttttttttttttcgaacttgAGAGTGGCCTTTGAAggaaataaatgattaaaaatgTAAATAGACTTTTAATGTGTATTATACCCCTATCAATTTTATATTGAGAATCggcatcattatgattgtcgaAATATATAAAGTTACCCTAAAGCGTCTAGTAGTAGTTTTAAAGGAAAATCAAATCAATAATTGATCTCTCATGaatcataaatatatgatttCGAATAATCATTgaaatctataaaaaatatacttTTCGCAATTTTTGTATAAAcataatgagattttttttattaaacaagagaaaattaattatctttgcgtattgtatatacaaatacacttacTTTATTTTGAAAAGAGCGTTATCTTATCGAAGAAAAGCTTGAACAATTATAAATTCAAGATATCTTGATGTTTCAGTAAAACTAATTTATGCACAATATGTTATTTTTCTAAGAAAGGATGAATAACTTGGAACATTTTAAAAAGACAAAGGACTAAGTGAGTTACTTTGACCTTCTAATTGATCTGATTCAATAACACGCTTAAATTAAAGATTGATTGAAGATTAATGCCCTACGCTAACTTTTGAGTAACCTGCTTATATTCTGTTCTTACTCAATTATTTTGACATTGTTGGTATACAATTTCCATTAAGTTTTTAAGTGATATTTCACGGGAAGCAAAATGAATTATTCCGGTGTTTCAAACTTACTAAATTCATTTCCCTTAACTAGAGATTAAATATTGAAAACGTTAATCAATCTCGTGTGATATGAACTCCTCATAGTTCTCACAACATTTATTTCAACTTAAGTCATTATTCAGATCTCATTCTATTtaattaaagataaaatattaattaaaaaaactcAAACTATCAAGGGAAACCATTTATCCTTTCCCAACAACAATCTCACAACTTAAACCATTCGATTTAATTCATTTTTCAAATTTCACTCTCTTCCTAAATCAAATACAGTAAAAGATTAAATACTGAACATAACTTTATCCCCTCAAGTGAAACCATGTCTACTCGCGTCACACCGTTCACAACAACCATTGTAACGCAGCCTATCCCCCTATTCTCCAGAGCACTTGCAATATCACGCGAGACAACATTAGAACACGCACCCACGGATACATATCATGTGCACCTAAGGGTAGCTTCACCCACCTTCCGATAACACAAATGACGCTGTTTCCTCTACGTGTCACACTCACTGATAATGACACAGTCATCGTGATACATAACGCCACAGGACTCTCGCAGACAACGACCAGTCACCGTCTCTGATTTGCTGACTGTGAATCACAGGATTTACCGTCGACTTGATACAGTTAGAGTGAAATGGACGCGGGAGAAACCAATCGAGTTGGGAATTTAGGAAAGATCTTTGGAATGAAGGAGGGTCTTTATAAATGTTCGTTCGACATCTGTTCATAAAGTAATACTAATTCATGAGAAATGAAGTAGATTATTCATAATTAATGAAAGTGAGTGGATGATAACATAGCGTAACCTAATTGAAATTGGGGAACATTCTTTGTAAAGTGGTAAGTAAATAgctgtatatataaaaggtagtCGCCTATCTTGCCAAGCTCGTGTATGACTTCCATTGAATTTAGAGATGTAACACTGCTATAAAGgtccttgcttttctctctctctctctctctctctctctctctctctctctctctctctctctctctctctctctctctctctctctctctctatctctctctctttctctctctctctctctctctctctctctctctctctctctctctctctctctctctctctctctctctctctctctctctctctctctctcctgtgcgtgtgtgtgtgtgtgtgtgtgtgtgtgtgtgtgtgtgtgtgtgtgtgtgtgtgtgtgtgtgtctttactgtatacacacaaagaagctaaacaaaacaaggaaaaaaattctGGAAACAAGAAATTAAAGTTGTTATTACAGCAATCATGTCAGGGCGTATCATACTCAATATCTTTAAATTCAATATAAATGAAACTGGCAATTAGAGGTTATACATTTCCCTGAATTGCATCACATGACATATCGTAGCGTCATATGAGCATAAATTATTAATTCTCACTTATACCTGCTCTACATGGGACCCGAAGTTCCTCACCTTAGTTGATAGCATCTTAGCAGTCCGTCTCCTGTTCGCACTGATTATATAAGGCACTGAGTATCAGGTTCTGAAGCCTGATTCAGCAAGGGAACTCTGTAATGAAACACCTATAGAGAATGGACTGTGACAACAATGTGGATGACCAGCCTCTCAAAGGACATCAGACAAGGACGCCCGGTGAGGTAATATAGCCTACCGTCATATTACAGCACAGAATCATATAATATTATGAATTGCGAGACTAAAATGTGTGGTATCGAGATAGAACATAATAGtgatgagatgggagagaggtaTGGAATTTTAAAAGTGAATAACAGTGAGAAGATGGATCTGAGTTATGTAAATACCAAAATGCAATTGCATATGATCTGTATAagttatgattataaaaacaacggTGATGAGATTAATTAAATGTCTTGTTCCAGATTAAAGAATTTTGTGAACTTCCTGTTGTGCAATCTACCATCAGGACTAAACAGCAGAGACACTTATTTCTTTACAGTTTATAATTAACAAACAATAGAATCTCCACTTTCAACCTATCAGCAGTGTTATATATAGGCCTTTTTGCAACACCCCGAAATCCCGAACATtatgatatattcatttatgtttgaTCGCGGTTGCAACAAAACACGAATGTTCCACAAGAGAACACTGTAATGTGTtctaacatacaaaaacaaactctTACATTAAAACACCCATAAATAACAATTAAGCAACTAAATATGTTTGCACGACTGATAGAAGTAAAGTATATGggaagtttgtgtgcgtgtttgtgtatgtatataaatatatatatatatatatatatatatatatatatatatatatatatctacttgtacaca from Penaeus chinensis breed Huanghai No. 1 chromosome 24, ASM1920278v2, whole genome shotgun sequence includes these protein-coding regions:
- the LOC125038106 gene encoding solute carrier family 22 member 3-like — encoded protein: MCLTSLVSWLLPSWQYLALVSCVPSALAFAYWWYLPESPRWLLSQGRIHECATILLNVARINGKKDVYRTQLESDLYILWNLQEKEVSLREATRYPKLRLRALILFFMGACSYLCYGMVFLGITVLSSNYFLSHFVVSISELPSNALGWTCTHFLGRRFTCISTFLITAALVAAAPFCRHDKWVMLAMVAFIRLFCTQLIYVVYVQCTEIFPTPIRSTGLAWLIVCGLATMISTPFLLHSGIGEDFPWWLLLALMLLCAFLGTFLPETIGLPLPQSFQDAEDLGSGRPLRVWIHHWNQHRFVPTSSQEEKYQELRKLSLTSPDELKRMSCNEMTKMSR